The Streptomyces sp. CC0208 genome window below encodes:
- a CDS encoding GntR family transcriptional regulator, translating to MTSFAPDSIVLNRKLPLWYQVSQSLRASILGRSLQDPLRLPTEEQLAGHYGVSVLTMRQALKELEDEGLITRHRRRGTFIEPDARRGAPVRLLGSVDAIVAQQSGMTTELLEHGKSPVPPELAEYFPDLDEVASYHRLRSDETTGEPTNHARNYVRPEVAARIDPSDLARRPMTKVLRDVVGVDIGRITDTVQARLADPETARLLQVPLLSPILHYTGVTYDTGGRVLDAAVIHYRGDRFSFSVTLDAT from the coding sequence GTGACCTCCTTCGCCCCGGACTCGATCGTCCTGAACCGCAAGCTGCCGCTCTGGTACCAGGTGTCGCAGTCCCTGCGCGCCTCGATACTCGGCCGCTCCCTCCAGGACCCGCTCCGCCTGCCCACCGAGGAACAACTGGCGGGCCACTACGGCGTGAGCGTGCTGACCATGCGGCAGGCGCTGAAGGAGCTGGAGGACGAGGGGCTCATCACCCGTCACCGCCGCCGGGGCACCTTCATCGAGCCCGACGCGCGAAGGGGTGCCCCGGTCCGGCTGCTCGGTTCCGTGGACGCCATCGTGGCCCAGCAGTCCGGCATGACGACCGAACTGCTGGAGCACGGCAAGTCGCCCGTGCCGCCCGAACTCGCCGAGTACTTCCCGGACCTGGACGAGGTGGCGTCGTACCACCGGCTGCGCAGCGACGAGACGACGGGCGAGCCGACCAACCACGCCCGCAACTACGTCCGCCCCGAAGTGGCCGCCCGTATCGACCCGTCGGACTTGGCGCGCCGGCCGATGACGAAGGTGCTGCGGGACGTCGTCGGGGTGGACATCGGCCGCATCACGGACACGGTTCAGGCGCGGCTCGCGGACCCGGAGACCGCCCGGCTGCTCCAAGTCCCGCTGCTCAGCCCGATCCTGCACTACACGGGGGTCACCTACGACACGGGCGGCCGGGTACTCGACGCGGCGGTGATCCACTACCGGGGCGACCGGTTCTCCTTCTCGGTGACTCTGGACGCCACGTGA
- the hmgA gene encoding homogentisate 1,2-dioxygenase translates to MNGDAALARGDARKTAEGLAHLSGFGNEHASEAVPGALPVGRNAPQRAPLGLYAEQLSGTAFTEPRAHNRRSWLYRIRPSAAHPAFTHTHNGHLRTAPFTEWVPDPNRLRWNPLPEPVEGTDFLAGLWTLGGNGDVTQRTGMAVHLYHATASMDRVFSDADGELLIVPERGGLLLRTEFGLLHVEPGHVALIPRGVRFRVELLDTASDGGQSPTARGYVCENYGAPFQLPDLGPIGANGLANARDFLAPVAAYEDVEGPVEVVNKFCGNLWTATYDHSPLDVVAWHGNHVPYVYDLRRFNVIGSISYDHPDPSIFTVLTSPSDTPGLAGVDFVVFAPRWLVGEDTFRPPYFHRNVMSEYMGLIEGAYDAKAEGFVPGGGSLHNMMSAHGPDRETFDRASAAELKPQKVDDGLAFMFETRWPVTLTAQAARADHLQPHYDDVWRGLERHFRPLH, encoded by the coding sequence ATGAACGGGGACGCAGCGCTCGCGCGCGGCGACGCACGCAAGACCGCCGAGGGCCTGGCCCACCTCTCCGGATTCGGCAACGAACACGCCTCGGAGGCCGTCCCGGGCGCCCTCCCCGTGGGCCGCAACGCCCCGCAGCGCGCCCCCCTCGGCCTGTACGCGGAACAGCTCAGCGGTACGGCGTTCACCGAGCCCCGCGCCCACAACCGCCGCTCCTGGCTGTACCGGATCCGCCCCTCCGCCGCGCACCCGGCGTTCACGCACACCCACAACGGCCACCTCCGTACGGCCCCGTTCACCGAGTGGGTCCCGGACCCGAACCGACTGCGCTGGAACCCCCTGCCGGAGCCCGTCGAGGGCACCGACTTCCTCGCCGGCCTGTGGACCCTCGGCGGCAACGGCGACGTCACCCAGCGCACCGGCATGGCCGTGCACCTCTACCACGCCACCGCCTCCATGGACCGCGTCTTCAGCGACGCCGACGGCGAGCTGCTGATCGTCCCGGAGCGCGGCGGACTGCTGCTGCGCACCGAGTTCGGGCTGCTGCATGTAGAGCCGGGACATGTGGCGCTGATCCCTCGTGGGGTGCGCTTCCGTGTGGAGCTCCTGGATACTGCGTCCGATGGCGGGCAGAGCCCGACGGCCCGAGGCTATGTGTGCGAGAACTACGGTGCCCCCTTCCAGCTCCCCGACCTCGGCCCGATCGGCGCCAACGGTCTCGCCAACGCCCGTGACTTCCTGGCCCCCGTCGCCGCCTACGAGGACGTCGAGGGGCCGGTGGAGGTGGTCAACAAGTTCTGCGGCAACCTCTGGACGGCGACCTACGACCACTCCCCGCTCGACGTGGTCGCCTGGCACGGCAACCATGTGCCGTACGTCTACGACCTGCGCCGCTTCAACGTCATCGGCTCCATCTCGTACGACCACCCCGACCCGTCGATCTTCACCGTCCTGACGTCGCCCTCGGACACCCCGGGCCTGGCCGGAGTGGACTTCGTGGTCTTCGCGCCGCGCTGGCTGGTCGGCGAGGACACCTTCCGGCCGCCGTACTTCCACCGGAACGTGATGAGCGAGTACATGGGCCTGATCGAGGGCGCCTACGACGCCAAGGCGGAGGGCTTCGTGCCCGGCGGCGGCTCGCTGCACAACATGATGTCGGCACACGGGCCCGACCGGGAGACGTTCGACCGGGCGAGCGCGGCCGAGCTCAAGCCACAGAAGGTGGACGACGGGCTGGCGTTCATGTTCGAGACGCGCTGGCCGGTGACGCTCACCGCGCAGGCGGCCCGGGCGGACCACCTCCAGCCGCACTACGACGACGTGTGGCGGGGCCTGGAACGTCACTTCCGCCCGTTGCACTGA
- a CDS encoding type ISP restriction/modification enzyme, with protein MPSVTHDDAPPLADLMPWSVAPPRLGRGWPTGPDATSLKARWDALLKAEGPDREALFEPTRSRTLRSAVGQLPGRTGGTEKLARASGPCPEPVRVLAAPFDEQWLIPDQRLIDAARPELWRVADDEQVFVVETPTDGRGPQLLATSMLPLLRPGRVRPLYRRPGGTEPNLAPGLLEHLRTRLGSPVTPLDALAWIMTAVRPDLTVPLTDDPELWSHGVESGRRTLWLMRRDGDRPKLPGGRRPYVRAPLPSRPLILDYDRDEEALLLDEGRVSPVPPKAWDFEAGGVRVLEQWFAARMTEPEPGTLSAIRPATWPQTWTSELLELITVLALLADLQPLQDELTSQVTAADLREAGVLPVPDSARRPASVLDGHEEGPEGQLALL; from the coding sequence ATGCCCAGCGTGACGCACGACGACGCTCCGCCGCTGGCGGACCTCATGCCGTGGTCCGTCGCACCGCCGCGGCTCGGCCGAGGGTGGCCGACGGGCCCCGACGCGACATCCCTCAAAGCCCGCTGGGACGCCCTGCTGAAGGCCGAGGGGCCCGACCGGGAGGCCCTGTTCGAGCCCACCCGCTCCCGCACCCTGCGCTCGGCGGTCGGACAGCTGCCGGGGCGGACGGGCGGCACCGAGAAGCTCGCGCGCGCCTCCGGCCCGTGCCCGGAGCCGGTACGGGTCCTGGCCGCGCCCTTCGACGAACAGTGGCTGATCCCGGACCAGCGGCTGATCGACGCGGCCCGGCCCGAGCTGTGGCGGGTGGCGGACGACGAGCAGGTGTTCGTGGTGGAGACCCCCACGGACGGCCGCGGCCCCCAGCTCCTCGCGACCTCGATGCTCCCCCTGCTCCGCCCGGGCCGTGTCCGCCCGCTGTACCGCCGCCCGGGCGGCACCGAACCGAACCTGGCCCCGGGCCTCCTGGAGCACCTGCGCACCCGCCTCGGCAGCCCGGTGACACCTCTGGACGCCCTCGCCTGGATCATGACGGCGGTCCGCCCGGACCTCACCGTCCCGCTCACCGACGACCCCGAACTGTGGTCCCACGGTGTCGAGTCGGGCCGCCGCACCCTGTGGCTGATGCGCCGTGACGGCGACCGCCCGAAGCTGCCCGGAGGACGCCGCCCGTACGTCCGCGCGCCTCTGCCGTCCCGTCCCCTGATCCTGGACTACGACCGCGACGAGGAGGCCCTGCTGCTTGACGAGGGCCGCGTCTCCCCCGTGCCGCCGAAGGCCTGGGACTTCGAGGCGGGCGGCGTGCGGGTGCTGGAACAGTGGTTCGCGGCCCGCATGACGGAACCGGAGCCGGGCACCCTGTCCGCGATCCGCCCGGCGACCTGGCCGCAGACGTGGACGTCGGAGCTGCTCGAACTGATCACCGTGCTGGCCCTGCTCGCGGATCTCCAGCCGCTCCAGGACGAGTTGACCTCACAGGTCACGGCGGCCGACCTGCGCGAGGCGGGGGTGCTGCCGGTCCCGGACTCGGCCCGAAGGCCCGCGTCGGTCCTGGACGGGCACGAGGAGGGGCCGGAGGGGCAGCTCGCGCTGCTCTAG
- a CDS encoding TetR/AcrR family transcriptional regulator — MAGRAAVPEVIWARPERTGRGPKPAFTRADIAAAAVRLADAGGLDAVSMRHVAAELGCGTMSLYNYVPRKEDLYELMVDAVSGEHELFEPTGDWRADMLRNARRTKALMHRHPWMVRLMSGVYGFSPNALRYLEHCLACLDPLDAPAGTKIELVAMLNGCVTTYVSNELSTAERVRSLPWSQEQENAVRIAYLGSQVASGAYPRLAASFMEDAGPIDLDAVFERMLERVLDGFAPRT; from the coding sequence ATGGCGGGCCGAGCGGCCGTACCCGAAGTGATCTGGGCCCGTCCCGAGCGGACGGGGCGTGGGCCGAAGCCCGCGTTCACCAGGGCGGACATCGCGGCGGCGGCGGTGCGGCTGGCCGACGCCGGCGGGCTGGACGCGGTGTCGATGCGCCATGTCGCGGCCGAACTGGGCTGCGGGACGATGTCGCTGTACAACTACGTCCCCCGTAAAGAGGACCTGTACGAGCTGATGGTGGACGCGGTCAGCGGGGAGCACGAACTGTTCGAGCCGACCGGTGACTGGCGGGCCGACATGCTGCGCAACGCGCGCCGGACCAAGGCGCTCATGCACCGGCACCCCTGGATGGTGCGGCTGATGTCAGGGGTGTACGGCTTCAGCCCCAACGCCCTGCGCTACCTGGAGCACTGCCTCGCCTGTCTCGACCCGCTGGACGCCCCCGCCGGCACGAAGATCGAGCTGGTCGCGATGCTCAACGGGTGTGTCACGACGTACGTCTCGAACGAGCTGTCCACGGCCGAGCGGGTGCGGTCGCTGCCGTGGTCGCAGGAGCAGGAGAACGCGGTGCGGATCGCGTACCTGGGGAGCCAGGTGGCCTCGGGGGCCTATCCGCGGCTGGCGGCGTCGTTCATGGAGGACGCGGGGCCGATCGATCTGGACGCGGTGTTCGAGCGGATGCTGGAGCGGGTCCTTGACGGCTTCGCACCCAGAACCTAG